The proteins below are encoded in one region of Pseudonocardia sp. DSM 110487:
- a CDS encoding response regulator transcription factor produces MTSGSGARVLVVEDDATLAEVVGIYLGRAGLTVEHVTDGEQALMACARRRPDLVVLDLMLPGVDGREVCRRLRAAGPTPVIILTALGSVADRVLGLELGADDYVTKPFSPRELVLRAQAVLCRTGSAGGPAPLVDGDLDLDIVARKARRGGRDLPMTTREFDLLAFLLRHPGQAFTRDELLRRVWGWTVGGHATVTSHVRHLREKVEEQPSRPERLVTVWGVGYRWEPARRA; encoded by the coding sequence GTGACCAGCGGGAGCGGTGCGCGCGTGCTCGTCGTCGAGGACGACGCGACGCTCGCCGAGGTGGTGGGCATCTACCTGGGCCGCGCCGGACTCACCGTCGAGCACGTCACCGACGGCGAGCAGGCGCTCATGGCATGCGCCCGGCGGCGGCCCGACCTGGTGGTGCTCGACCTGATGCTGCCCGGCGTCGACGGTCGCGAGGTCTGCCGCAGGCTGAGGGCCGCCGGCCCGACTCCGGTGATCATCCTGACCGCCCTCGGCAGCGTCGCCGACCGGGTGCTCGGCCTCGAGCTGGGCGCAGACGACTACGTGACCAAGCCGTTCAGCCCCCGCGAGCTGGTGCTGCGCGCGCAGGCTGTGCTGTGCCGCACCGGGTCGGCCGGCGGGCCTGCCCCGCTGGTCGACGGGGACCTCGACCTCGACATCGTCGCGCGCAAGGCTCGCCGCGGCGGCCGCGACCTGCCGATGACCACGCGCGAGTTCGACCTGCTCGCGTTCCTGCTGCGCCATCCGGGCCAGGCGTTCACGCGTGACGAGCTGCTGCGGCGGGTGTGGGGCTGGACGGTCGGCGGGCACGCGACCGTCACCTCGCACGTCCGGCACCTGCGGGAGAAGGTCGAGGAACAGCCCTCCCGGCCGGAGCGGCTCGTCACGGTGTGGGGCGTCGGCTATCGCTGGGAACCGGCCCGCCGTGCGTGA
- the upp gene encoding uracil phosphoribosyltransferase, whose amino-acid sequence MDVQVVDHPLAKARLSELRDARTDNAAFRAALADLTLMLIYEATRDAPLASAPLHTPVARTVGYRLAQPPLLVPVLRAGLGMADAALGLMPEAQMGFVGLARDEETHRPVPYMESLPATLEGRPVFVLDPMLATGGSMAHTIRLLTERGATDVTAICVLAAPEGIAHLRDSGLPVRVITASIDERLNDSAFIVPGLGDAGDRQFGAV is encoded by the coding sequence ATGGACGTGCAGGTCGTCGACCACCCACTGGCCAAGGCCCGGCTGTCGGAGCTGCGCGACGCGCGGACGGACAACGCCGCCTTCCGCGCGGCGCTCGCCGACCTCACCCTCATGCTCATCTACGAGGCCACCCGGGACGCGCCGCTGGCCAGCGCCCCGCTGCACACGCCGGTGGCCCGCACCGTGGGCTACCGGCTCGCGCAGCCGCCGCTGCTGGTGCCCGTGCTCCGGGCCGGGCTCGGGATGGCGGACGCCGCGCTCGGGCTCATGCCGGAGGCGCAGATGGGCTTCGTCGGCCTCGCCCGCGACGAGGAGACCCACCGTCCGGTGCCGTACATGGAGTCGCTGCCCGCCACCCTGGAGGGCAGGCCGGTGTTCGTGCTCGACCCGATGCTCGCCACCGGCGGCTCGATGGCCCACACGATCCGGCTGCTCACCGAGCGCGGCGCAACGGACGTCACCGCGATCTGCGTGCTCGCCGCGCCGGAGGGCATCGCGCACCTGCGCGACAGCGGGCTCCCGGTGCGGGTGATCACTGCCAGCATCGACGAGCGACTCAACGACTCCGCCTTCATCGTCCCCGGCCTCGGTGACGCGGGCGACCGCCAGTTCGGGGCGGTCTAG
- a CDS encoding phospho-sugar mutase has translation MGLSPGLRDAAMRWIADDPDPATRTELQQVLAAAMVGTAGAVDDLESRMSGMLRFGTAGLRGPVRAGPAGMNVAVVRRATAGLAAWLARGGERGTVVVGRDARHGSAAFATAAAHVLAGAGFAVRVLPGPLPTPVLAFAVRELGAVAGVQITASHNPPADNGYKVYLADGAQLAPPSDAEIEAAIAAAPAAVAIPTAATATEVDVTDTYLERVARLPRGTARDLRVALTPMHGVGGATAVHALHRAGFPNVHVVGSQAAPDPDFPTVAFPNPEEPGATDALLTLAADVRADLAIALDPDADRCALAVPTERGWRLLTGDETGVLLGDHLLRSGGYADPLVATTVVSSSMLRSVAGAYGARYAETLTGFKWIVRGGPGLVYGYEEALGYCVDPGTVRDKDGIAAAVLACDLAATLKAAGQGLPDRLDELAVAHGVHLTEGVSLRMEPATRDAAAARLRAAPPQGWTSELPAPDVLVLRRTGERLVIRPSGTEPKLKAYLEVVEPVQDAAALAGARAAARSRLDALRAEVTTLLGAR, from the coding sequence ATGGGCCTGAGCCCGGGACTGCGCGACGCGGCGATGCGCTGGATCGCCGACGACCCGGACCCGGCCACGCGCACCGAGCTGCAACAGGTGCTGGCCGCGGCGATGGTCGGGACGGCTGGTGCGGTCGACGACCTCGAAAGCCGCATGTCGGGGATGCTGCGCTTCGGTACCGCGGGCCTACGCGGCCCGGTACGCGCGGGGCCCGCGGGGATGAACGTCGCCGTCGTGCGGCGGGCGACGGCGGGGCTGGCCGCGTGGCTCGCCCGCGGGGGTGAGCGGGGCACGGTGGTGGTCGGGCGGGACGCGCGGCACGGGTCCGCGGCGTTCGCGACTGCGGCGGCCCATGTCCTCGCCGGTGCCGGGTTCGCGGTGCGGGTGCTGCCCGGCCCGCTGCCCACGCCGGTGCTCGCCTTCGCGGTACGTGAGCTGGGCGCCGTGGCCGGCGTGCAGATCACGGCCTCGCACAACCCGCCGGCCGACAACGGCTACAAAGTCTACCTCGCCGACGGGGCACAGCTCGCCCCGCCGTCCGACGCCGAGATCGAGGCAGCCATCGCGGCGGCGCCCGCCGCCGTCGCGATCCCGACGGCCGCGACGGCCACCGAGGTCGACGTCACCGACACCTACCTGGAACGCGTCGCGCGACTGCCCCGCGGAACGGCGCGGGACCTGCGCGTCGCGCTCACGCCCATGCACGGCGTCGGCGGCGCCACCGCCGTGCACGCCCTGCACCGGGCGGGCTTCCCGAACGTGCACGTCGTCGGGTCGCAGGCCGCGCCCGACCCCGACTTCCCCACGGTCGCCTTCCCGAACCCGGAGGAGCCCGGCGCCACCGACGCGCTGCTGACCCTTGCCGCCGACGTGCGGGCCGACCTGGCGATCGCGCTGGACCCGGACGCCGACCGCTGCGCCCTCGCGGTGCCCACGGAGCGGGGATGGCGGCTGCTCACCGGTGACGAGACGGGGGTGCTGCTCGGGGACCACCTGTTGCGATCCGGCGGCTACGCGGACCCGCTCGTGGCCACGACGGTGGTGTCGTCGTCGATGCTGCGCTCGGTCGCGGGGGCGTACGGCGCGCGGTACGCCGAAACTCTCACCGGCTTCAAGTGGATCGTCCGCGGTGGCCCCGGCCTCGTGTACGGGTACGAGGAGGCGCTGGGCTACTGCGTCGACCCGGGCACCGTGCGCGACAAGGACGGCATCGCGGCGGCCGTGCTCGCCTGCGATCTCGCGGCCACGCTGAAGGCGGCCGGGCAGGGCCTTCCCGATCGGCTCGACGAGCTGGCCGTCGCGCACGGGGTGCACCTCACAGAGGGGGTGTCGCTGCGGATGGAGCCCGCCACGCGGGACGCGGCCGCGGCGAGGTTGCGCGCGGCGCCACCCCAGGGCTGGACGAGCGAGCTACCCGCGCCGGACGTCCTGGTGCTGCGGCGAACCGGCGAGCGGCTCGTGATCCGCCCGTCGGGCACGGAGCCCAAGCTCAAGGCCTACCTGGAGGTGGTGGAGCCGGTGCAGGACGCCGCGGCGCTCGCCGGGGCCCGTGCGGCCGCGCGGTCGCGCCTCGACGCCCTGCGCGCCGAGGTCACGACCCTGCTCGGCGCCCGATGA
- a CDS encoding purine-nucleoside phosphorylase codes for MNDPAAAAAAIAKATGVDSHDVAVVLGSGWRPAAGIIGEPGHEIAMADLPGFRPPGVAGHSGTVRSVTVGERQALVMLGRTHLYEGHGVEPVVHGVRTAAAAGCRTIVLTNAAGGIREGMRVGEPVLIADHLNLTSLSPLSGPAFTDLTDLYSPRLRKIAREIDPELAEGVYVGLPGPHFETPAEIRMFRLLGADLVGMSTVLEAIAARAAGVEVFGLSLVTNLAAGITGEPLDHHEVLAAGAAAAGRMGALLRDLIERA; via the coding sequence ATGAACGACCCCGCCGCCGCAGCAGCGGCCATCGCGAAGGCCACCGGTGTGGACAGCCACGACGTCGCCGTGGTGCTGGGCTCCGGCTGGCGCCCCGCCGCCGGCATCATCGGCGAGCCGGGCCACGAGATCGCGATGGCCGACCTGCCCGGCTTCCGGCCCCCCGGGGTGGCCGGGCATTCCGGCACCGTGCGGTCCGTGACCGTCGGCGAGCGCCAGGCTCTCGTGATGCTGGGTCGCACCCATCTCTACGAGGGTCACGGCGTCGAGCCCGTGGTGCACGGCGTGCGCACAGCCGCCGCGGCGGGGTGCCGCACCATCGTGCTCACCAACGCCGCGGGCGGGATCCGCGAGGGCATGCGCGTCGGCGAGCCCGTGCTGATCGCCGACCACCTCAACCTGACGAGCCTGTCGCCGCTGTCCGGGCCGGCGTTCACCGACCTGACTGACCTGTACTCGCCGCGGCTGCGCAAGATCGCCCGTGAGATCGACCCGGAGCTCGCGGAGGGCGTCTACGTCGGGTTGCCGGGGCCGCACTTCGAGACGCCTGCGGAGATCCGCATGTTCCGCCTGCTGGGCGCCGATCTCGTGGGCATGTCGACCGTGCTGGAGGCGATCGCGGCCCGCGCCGCGGGCGTTGAGGTGTTCGGGCTGTCGCTCGTTACGAACCTCGCGGCGGGCATCACGGGCGAGCCGCTCGACCACCACGAGGTACTGGCCGCGGGAGCTGCCGCGGCGGGCCGGATGGGGGCGCTGCTGCGCGACCTGATCGAGCGCGCATGA
- a CDS encoding winged helix-turn-helix transcriptional regulator, with amino-acid sequence MEEGTLKSPTHSHGTVTASSCCEWDDAYQWDTREDCEVRQILDRIADKWSLLVIALLDRRRMRFTELRREIDGVSQRMLTVTLRQLERDGLVHRTVHPVVPPRVDYELTPLGVSLHETVQALVSWTDAHQREIAVARSAYDTRASEPVSP; translated from the coding sequence GTGGAAGAAGGCACTTTGAAGTCACCGACGCACTCCCACGGCACCGTGACCGCAAGCTCGTGCTGCGAGTGGGACGACGCCTACCAGTGGGACACCCGCGAGGACTGCGAGGTCCGCCAGATCCTCGACCGGATAGCCGACAAGTGGTCCCTGCTGGTCATCGCGCTGCTCGACCGGCGGCGGATGCGGTTCACCGAGCTGCGCCGCGAGATCGACGGGGTGAGCCAGCGGATGCTCACCGTCACCCTGCGCCAGCTCGAGCGCGACGGGCTGGTGCACCGCACCGTCCACCCGGTCGTGCCGCCGCGCGTCGACTACGAGCTCACACCGCTGGGGGTGTCGCTGCACGAGACCGTCCAGGCGCTCGTGTCCTGGACGGACGCGCACCAGCGCGAGATCGCCGTCGCCCGCAGCGCCTACGACACGCGGGCCTCGGAGCCTGTCTCCCCCTGA
- a CDS encoding MFS transporter: MTARAWGLLLVLSGAIFLEGIDVSMMGVALPSIRAELGMSTSSLQWVVSAYVLGYGGFVLLGGRAADLLGRRRMFLGWLVVFVAFSGLGGFAEDGWVLILARFATGVAAAFLAPAGLSIITTMFAEGPVRNRAVLVYAGAAAGGFSLGMVTGGLLTAVHWRWVFFAPVVVAAALLAAAIVLIPREERRERATGGFDIPGTLTLTGAMLLLVITVVHAPEVAVGTTLATVAGAVVLLAAFVRIERRSAAPLVRLGILRSLPLLRANAGAMLLVGSFMAFQFVAVLYLQELRGWSEVETGLALAVIGIDAVLAPTLTPVLVNRFGNRRVILGGLVLAAAAYLLFLPVGPDWSFFAMLPAFLVLGLAFSLAYGPLTIAATDGVADEEQGLASGLLTTSFQFGAALGLAAATAVIVAATAGDSPQAVLEGYRAGLVVPLAAAALGVVLMATGMRRRAPLPQP, from the coding sequence ATGACCGCGCGCGCGTGGGGCCTACTGCTCGTCCTGTCCGGGGCGATCTTCCTCGAGGGCATCGACGTCTCGATGATGGGCGTCGCGCTGCCGTCCATCCGCGCCGAGCTCGGCATGTCGACCAGCTCGCTGCAGTGGGTCGTGAGCGCGTACGTCCTCGGCTACGGCGGGTTCGTGCTGCTCGGCGGGCGCGCCGCCGACCTGCTCGGGCGCCGCCGGATGTTCCTCGGCTGGCTGGTCGTGTTCGTGGCCTTCTCCGGCCTCGGCGGGTTCGCCGAGGACGGTTGGGTGCTCATCCTCGCCCGGTTCGCCACGGGTGTCGCGGCCGCGTTCCTCGCCCCTGCCGGCCTGTCGATCATCACGACGATGTTTGCGGAAGGGCCGGTGCGCAACCGCGCGGTGCTCGTCTACGCCGGAGCCGCCGCAGGCGGGTTCTCGCTCGGCATGGTGACGGGCGGGCTGCTCACGGCCGTGCACTGGCGGTGGGTGTTCTTCGCGCCGGTGGTGGTCGCGGCGGCGCTACTGGCCGCGGCGATCGTGCTGATCCCCCGTGAGGAACGGCGCGAGCGCGCCACAGGCGGTTTCGACATCCCCGGCACGCTGACGCTCACCGGCGCGATGCTGCTCCTGGTGATCACGGTGGTGCACGCGCCCGAGGTCGCCGTCGGCACCACGCTCGCGACCGTGGCCGGCGCCGTGGTGCTGCTCGCGGCGTTCGTCCGGATCGAGCGGCGCTCGGCGGCCCCGCTCGTCCGGCTCGGGATCCTGCGGTCGCTCCCGCTGCTGCGGGCCAACGCGGGGGCGATGCTGCTGGTCGGCTCGTTCATGGCCTTCCAGTTCGTCGCCGTGCTCTACCTGCAGGAGCTGCGCGGCTGGTCGGAGGTGGAGACCGGGCTCGCACTGGCCGTCATCGGCATCGACGCCGTGCTCGCCCCGACGCTCACGCCCGTGCTCGTCAACCGCTTCGGCAACCGGCGGGTGATCCTCGGCGGGCTGGTCCTCGCGGCGGCGGCCTACCTGCTGTTCCTGCCGGTCGGGCCGGACTGGAGCTTCTTCGCGATGCTCCCGGCGTTCCTGGTGCTCGGTCTGGCGTTCTCGCTGGCATACGGTCCGCTCACGATCGCGGCCACGGACGGCGTCGCCGACGAGGAGCAGGGACTCGCGAGCGGCCTGCTGACGACCTCGTTCCAGTTCGGGGCCGCGCTCGGGCTCGCGGCCGCCACGGCGGTGATCGTGGCAGCGACCGCGGGCGACTCGCCGCAGGCCGTGCTCGAGGGCTACCGCGCAGGCCTCGTGGTGCCGCTTGCCGCCGCGGCGCTCGGCGTGGTGCTCATGGCGACGGGCATGCGCCGGCGCGCCCCGCTGCCCCAGCCCTGA
- a CDS encoding cell wall metabolism sensor histidine kinase WalK: MRDVVVSAAIAAGYSLLVGGIGALTVPLLRRRSIGSALGAAVLTSQLAVVVAVAGTAAGMFVVGYDVAVVAVACAVATLVGLAVTGVLARQVAGGAEELRSAVRDLGRRGSFTAPPDPAPEQAALSAELAHALDELDAVRRARRELVAGLSHDLRSPLAGIRAMAEALEDGVAPDPPRYHETIRRDAERLTAMVDDLVELALHDSAPAPRTDLVPVSLTTLAADAVSAAEAVAAEAGVRVHASGPAVTVACDPDALRRAAGNLLQNAIRHTPGGGTVTVTVGSDGTDALISVTDGCGGIPAEHLSRVFDTGWRASRARTPDGGAGLGLAVVRAVTRAHGGSVGVRNVPGGCRFEIRLPRDQGETGSEARVS, translated from the coding sequence GTGCGTGACGTAGTGGTGTCGGCGGCGATCGCCGCGGGCTACAGCCTGCTCGTCGGCGGTATCGGCGCGCTGACCGTGCCGCTGCTGCGCCGCCGCTCGATCGGCTCGGCGCTCGGCGCTGCGGTGCTGACGAGCCAGCTGGCCGTCGTCGTTGCCGTCGCGGGCACCGCCGCGGGGATGTTCGTCGTGGGCTACGACGTCGCGGTGGTCGCGGTGGCCTGCGCCGTCGCGACCCTCGTCGGGCTGGCGGTCACCGGAGTGCTGGCCCGCCAGGTCGCGGGCGGCGCCGAGGAGCTGCGCTCGGCCGTGCGCGACCTCGGCCGCCGCGGTTCGTTCACCGCGCCGCCGGACCCGGCTCCCGAGCAAGCCGCGCTGTCGGCCGAGCTGGCCCACGCCCTCGACGAGCTGGACGCCGTGCGGCGGGCGCGCCGCGAGCTGGTGGCGGGCCTCTCGCACGACCTGCGCTCGCCGCTCGCCGGGATCCGTGCCATGGCGGAGGCGCTGGAGGACGGCGTCGCGCCCGACCCGCCCCGCTACCACGAGACGATCCGCCGCGACGCCGAGCGGCTGACCGCGATGGTGGACGACCTCGTCGAGCTGGCGCTGCACGACAGCGCCCCTGCACCCCGGACGGACCTCGTACCGGTCTCGCTGACGACGCTGGCCGCGGACGCCGTCAGCGCGGCCGAGGCCGTCGCCGCCGAGGCGGGGGTGCGGGTGCACGCATCAGGGCCCGCCGTGACGGTCGCCTGCGATCCCGACGCGCTGCGCCGGGCCGCCGGGAACCTCCTGCAGAACGCGATCCGGCACACCCCAGGCGGCGGCACCGTCACCGTGACCGTCGGCTCCGACGGGACGGACGCGCTGATCAGCGTCACCGACGGCTGCGGGGGGATCCCCGCGGAGCACCTGAGCCGGGTGTTCGACACGGGCTGGCGCGCGAGCCGCGCCCGGACCCCGGACGGCGGGGCCGGCCTCGGCCTCGCCGTCGTGCGAGCCGTCACACGCGCCCACGGCGGTTCCGTCGGTGTCCGGAACGTGCCGGGCGGCTGCCGCTTCGAGATCCGGCTGCCCCGCGATCAGGGGGAGACAGGCTCCGAGGCCCGCGTGTCGTAG
- a CDS encoding flavodoxin family protein → MARLLIVHHTPSPATAELLDAVVRGASDPDIRGVEVVRRAALAATAPDLLAADAVVLGTPANIGYMSGALKHFFDTVFYVCGDDTRGLPYGCYVHGNLGVEGAVSAIGSIADGMGWTRAAAPVEVIGAPDKAALEACYELGAVVAATIAPDE, encoded by the coding sequence GTGGCCCGGTTGTTGATCGTGCATCACACGCCGTCGCCCGCCACGGCCGAGCTTCTCGACGCGGTCGTGCGCGGCGCATCCGACCCCGACATCCGCGGTGTTGAGGTGGTCCGCAGGGCGGCGCTCGCCGCCACGGCCCCTGACCTGCTCGCCGCCGACGCGGTGGTGCTCGGCACGCCGGCCAACATCGGCTACATGTCCGGCGCCCTCAAGCACTTCTTCGACACCGTGTTCTACGTGTGCGGCGACGACACGCGCGGCCTTCCGTACGGCTGCTACGTGCACGGCAACCTCGGTGTGGAGGGCGCGGTGAGCGCGATCGGGTCGATCGCCGACGGCATGGGCTGGACGCGGGCTGCCGCACCGGTGGAGGTCATCGGCGCGCCGGACAAGGCGGCGTTAGAGGCGTGCTACGAGCTGGGCGCAGTCGTTGCGGCGACCATCGCGCCTGACGAGTAG
- a CDS encoding serine/threonine-protein kinase, producing the protein MGQDSSDSEQVRRIGGRYTLSGLLGAGAMGTVWSGFDEVLQRRVAVKELKVPPGVPSHEAAEARERIMREARALGGLSHPNIITVFDVVDVEGEPMVVMELVPSRNLATMISEHGTLTMSQVAVVGFATAGGLRAAHRSGITHRDVKPGNVLIADDGRVKLTDFGIARNVADAPMTSAGLVLGSPAYIAPEVAMGKAVTPAADLWGLGATLFAAVEGRPPYDVGGDPVATITEVVDGDVPRPRGSGPVVDVISALMRKEPEARMPLEEVRQRLRPLIEDPDDPVYPGSPDAPTIGAGIHVPAPAGRTELSGPRPAPLPPSPTGTRAPVGAAPLAPSPGPLPGLTSNPARAHAPPPRATTVTGVAALGYVLAGAAVVMAGILGGWTVTRLLGGQSPTATVNVTSTSTELAQHSDQLGFTIPVPRNWTAYPHVPIDGEPSVSFVSPDGREELTVERAASAEAAQSVPGTQLDGPTETSGGAVQLRYTDDERTSWRHVQPAGKGAWTVTLTVPDSAAGETSAALFELLVDGFAPTTA; encoded by the coding sequence GTGGGACAGGATAGCTCGGACTCCGAGCAGGTGCGGCGGATCGGTGGCCGCTACACGCTGTCCGGGCTGCTCGGCGCGGGTGCGATGGGCACCGTGTGGTCGGGCTTCGACGAGGTGCTGCAGCGCCGGGTCGCGGTCAAGGAGCTGAAGGTCCCTCCAGGTGTGCCGTCGCACGAGGCGGCGGAGGCACGGGAACGGATCATGCGCGAGGCGCGCGCTCTCGGCGGCCTCTCCCACCCCAATATCATCACCGTCTTCGATGTGGTCGACGTCGAGGGCGAGCCCATGGTCGTCATGGAGCTCGTGCCCTCGCGCAACCTCGCCACGATGATCAGCGAGCACGGCACGCTCACGATGTCGCAGGTCGCGGTCGTCGGATTCGCGACGGCGGGCGGGCTGCGTGCCGCGCACCGCAGCGGGATCACCCACCGCGACGTGAAGCCGGGCAACGTGCTCATCGCCGACGACGGCCGCGTCAAGCTGACCGACTTCGGCATCGCCCGCAACGTGGCCGACGCGCCGATGACGAGCGCGGGCCTCGTGCTCGGCTCGCCCGCGTACATCGCACCCGAGGTGGCGATGGGCAAGGCCGTCACGCCCGCCGCGGATCTGTGGGGGCTGGGCGCCACGCTGTTCGCTGCCGTCGAGGGCCGTCCGCCCTACGACGTGGGCGGCGACCCGGTCGCCACGATCACCGAGGTCGTCGACGGTGACGTGCCGCGTCCGCGCGGCTCCGGTCCCGTCGTGGACGTGATCAGCGCGTTGATGCGCAAGGAGCCGGAAGCGCGGATGCCCCTCGAAGAGGTGCGCCAGCGCCTCCGGCCACTCATCGAGGACCCGGACGACCCGGTCTACCCCGGCTCACCGGACGCCCCGACGATCGGGGCGGGCATCCACGTGCCTGCCCCGGCTGGGCGCACCGAGCTCTCCGGCCCGCGTCCCGCACCCCTGCCACCCAGCCCCACCGGCACACGCGCTCCGGTGGGCGCGGCGCCGCTCGCGCCGTCACCCGGCCCGCTCCCCGGGCTGACCTCGAACCCCGCGCGTGCGCACGCACCGCCCCCACGCGCCACCACGGTGACCGGCGTCGCCGCGCTCGGGTACGTCCTCGCAGGCGCCGCCGTGGTGATGGCCGGGATTCTGGGCGGCTGGACCGTCACGCGCCTGCTGGGCGGCCAGTCGCCCACCGCCACGGTGAACGTGACGTCGACGAGCACCGAGCTCGCCCAGCACAGCGACCAGCTCGGCTTCACGATTCCGGTGCCGCGCAACTGGACCGCGTACCCGCACGTGCCGATCGACGGCGAACCATCCGTCAGCTTCGTGAGCCCGGACGGCCGCGAGGAGCTCACGGTGGAACGGGCGGCGTCCGCCGAGGCGGCCCAGTCGGTGCCCGGCACGCAGCTGGACGGCCCGACCGAAACCTCGGGCGGAGCGGTCCAGCTGCGGTACACCGACGACGAGCGCACCTCGTGGCGGCACGTCCAGCCCGCGGGCAAGGGCGCGTGGACGGTCACGCTGACCGTTCCCGACAGCGCCGCGGGAGAGACGTCCGCTGCGCTCTTCGAACTGCTCGTGGACGGGTTCGCACCGACCACCGCTTAG
- a CDS encoding SGNH/GDSL hydrolase family protein: MGGVGSWLGRGLLVIAVLLLVLVGVSAGAVPVQRSAAAAPAPAPLVLRVMPLGASSTAGNGSPETAGYRGPLQMLLARDGVTVDMVGSQRSAPPSVPDGDYEGNSGLTLTDMRPRVAQWVRRADPDVVLLHIGTNDLLKGDSAEKTVRRLEDVLSQIVAVSDAHVIVAGVWAPLPGDARDRAEFNRLSAAVVAQFRQRGSSMRFLDVSEPLESDELADGLHPNATGYRMIAAMWERQILEVIGRRAGS; the protein is encoded by the coding sequence ATGGGCGGGGTCGGTTCGTGGTTGGGTCGTGGGCTGCTCGTCATCGCGGTTCTGCTGTTGGTGCTGGTGGGTGTGAGCGCGGGCGCGGTTCCCGTGCAGCGCAGCGCCGCCGCCGCTCCGGCGCCTGCTCCGCTCGTGCTGCGGGTCATGCCGCTGGGAGCGTCCAGCACCGCGGGGAACGGCAGCCCTGAGACCGCCGGCTACCGGGGGCCGTTGCAGATGCTGCTCGCGCGCGACGGCGTGACCGTCGACATGGTCGGGTCGCAGCGTTCGGCACCTCCTTCCGTCCCGGACGGCGACTACGAGGGCAACAGCGGTCTCACGCTCACGGACATGCGGCCACGCGTCGCGCAGTGGGTGCGCCGCGCCGATCCCGACGTCGTGCTGCTGCACATCGGCACCAACGACCTGTTGAAGGGTGACTCGGCGGAGAAGACCGTCCGCCGCCTCGAGGACGTGCTCTCCCAGATCGTCGCGGTGTCCGACGCGCACGTGATCGTCGCCGGGGTCTGGGCGCCGCTTCCCGGCGATGCGCGCGACCGCGCGGAGTTCAACCGGCTGAGCGCGGCCGTCGTCGCGCAGTTCCGCCAGCGCGGCAGCTCCATGCGCTTCCTCGACGTCTCCGAGCCCCTCGAGTCCGACGAGCTGGCCGACGGCCTGCACCCGAACGCCACGGGCTACCGCATGATCGCCGCGATGTGGGAGCGGCAGATCCTGGAGGTCATCGGGCGCCGAGCAGGGTCGTGA